One stretch of Hymenobacter chitinivorans DSM 11115 DNA includes these proteins:
- a CDS encoding chloride channel protein has protein sequence MPFRIVSRLWAEYRALLSFTGRWLLISAAVGALAGTASAGFLVALDWVTAWREAHSWILAALPVGGLLVGLLYHYWGQPVEAGNNLLLDEIHAPRAVLPLRMAPLVLLGTLLTHLFGGSAGREGTAVQMGGALADQLTGWLRLRPHDRTLLLIAGISAGFASVFGTPLAGAVFGLEVFLLGRLRYDAILPSFLAAACADWVTRAWGVGHTAYPLLAAPAQFSLLGLGSAVVAGVVFGLTARVFAATTHLIRGFFKRWLSFAPLRPMLGGAVLTLLVWALGTTDYIGLGIQVIVRAFAEPLPSYAFALKLLLTALTLGAGFKGGEVTPLFFIGAALGNALAPVLPLPMPLLAGMGFVAVFAGAANTPLACLLMGLELFGQQGGLYIGVACVVSYLFSGHRGIYGAQMVGQSKHGLWARQQGRRLRDLH, from the coding sequence ATGCCCTTTCGGATAGTGTCCCGCCTATGGGCTGAGTACCGGGCTCTGTTGTCGTTTACGGGGCGTTGGCTGCTGATTAGCGCCGCCGTCGGAGCTTTGGCCGGCACCGCCTCGGCCGGGTTTCTGGTGGCGCTGGACTGGGTAACAGCCTGGCGTGAAGCCCATTCCTGGATTCTGGCCGCCCTGCCGGTGGGCGGTTTGCTGGTGGGCCTGCTCTACCACTACTGGGGCCAGCCGGTGGAAGCCGGCAACAACCTGCTGCTCGACGAGATTCACGCGCCCCGGGCCGTGCTGCCGCTGCGCATGGCCCCGTTGGTGCTGCTGGGTACGCTGCTGACGCACTTGTTCGGGGGCTCAGCCGGGCGCGAGGGCACGGCCGTGCAGATGGGTGGGGCCCTGGCCGACCAGCTCACCGGCTGGCTTCGGCTGCGCCCCCACGACCGGACGCTGCTGCTCATTGCCGGTATCAGCGCCGGCTTTGCCTCGGTGTTTGGGACGCCCCTGGCCGGGGCCGTCTTTGGGCTGGAAGTGTTTCTGCTGGGCCGCCTGCGTTACGACGCCATCCTGCCCAGCTTTCTGGCCGCCGCCTGCGCCGACTGGGTTACGCGGGCCTGGGGCGTGGGCCACACAGCTTATCCGTTGCTGGCGGCCCCCGCGCAGTTTTCGTTGCTGGGTTTGGGCAGCGCCGTGGTGGCCGGAGTGGTTTTTGGCCTTACAGCCCGGGTCTTTGCCGCTACCACGCACCTGATAAGAGGGTTTTTCAAGCGGTGGCTGAGTTTTGCACCGTTGCGGCCCATGCTGGGCGGAGCCGTGCTGACATTGCTGGTATGGGCCCTGGGCACAACGGACTACATCGGGCTGGGCATACAGGTTATTGTGCGAGCTTTTGCCGAACCGCTGCCGAGCTACGCCTTTGCCCTGAAGCTGCTGCTGACCGCCCTGACGCTGGGTGCTGGCTTTAAGGGCGGGGAAGTCACGCCGCTGTTCTTCATCGGGGCAGCCCTGGGCAACGCGCTGGCGCCGGTGCTGCCCTTGCCCATGCCCTTGCTGGCGGGCATGGGCTTCGTGGCCGTATTTGCCGGAGCGGCCAACACGCCCCTGGCCTGCCTGCTGATGGGGCTGGAGCTGTTTGGGCAGCAGGGCGGGCTGTACATCGGGGTGGCTTGCGTGGTGAGCTACCTGTTTTCCGGGCACCGCGGCATTTACGGGGCCCAGATGGTGGGGCAGAGCAAGCACGGCCTGTGGGCACGGCAGCAGGGCCGGCGCCTGCGCGACCTACACTAA
- a CDS encoding cytochrome-c peroxidase has translation MQRTPTVLLALGLVALLVASCQPEAEIAPETVPGSILPSNFPAPVYGLDQNPPTKAGFELGRALFYDPRLSRDGTISCGSCHQQFAAFSHAGHTLSHGIDGRLGTRNAPALQNLRWQRNFLWDGGSVHIETMPVAPLTNAVEMDETMANVVRKLNADASYAERFAGVFGTTPIDSYQLLKALAQFTAALTSANSRYDHYVRHESGGTLNSAELRGLAVLTQKCTPCHGTDLFTDNSYRNNGLDRTFAADSGRAHITQLATDRGTFKVPSLRNVARTAPYMHDGRFQTLEEVLNHYASGVQPSPTLDPLLNAAGSRGIALGSQDKDDLLAFLQTLTDEQFLTDKRLSEKP, from the coding sequence ATGCAACGCACACCCACGGTGCTGCTGGCCCTGGGGCTAGTGGCACTGCTTGTGGCCAGCTGCCAGCCCGAGGCAGAAATAGCGCCCGAAACGGTGCCCGGCAGCATCTTGCCGAGCAATTTTCCGGCGCCCGTCTACGGCTTGGACCAAAACCCACCCACTAAAGCGGGGTTTGAACTAGGCCGCGCGTTATTCTACGACCCGCGCCTTTCCCGGGACGGGACCATTTCGTGCGGCAGCTGCCACCAGCAGTTCGCGGCCTTTTCCCACGCCGGCCACACCCTCAGCCACGGCATCGATGGGCGGCTGGGCACGCGCAACGCTCCGGCCCTGCAGAATCTGCGCTGGCAGCGTAATTTCCTCTGGGACGGGGGCTCGGTGCACATCGAAACCATGCCCGTTGCGCCGCTCACTAACGCGGTAGAAATGGATGAGACGATGGCAAACGTGGTCCGCAAGCTCAATGCGGATGCTTCGTACGCGGAGCGGTTTGCCGGGGTATTTGGCACCACGCCCATTGACTCCTACCAGCTGCTCAAAGCGCTGGCGCAGTTTACGGCGGCTCTGACTTCAGCCAACTCCCGCTACGACCACTACGTGCGCCACGAAAGCGGCGGCACCTTGAATTCGGCCGAACTGCGGGGCTTGGCAGTGCTGACCCAGAAATGTACGCCCTGCCACGGCACGGACTTGTTTACCGACAATTCCTACCGCAACAACGGCCTGGACCGCACGTTTGCCGCCGACTCGGGCCGGGCGCACATTACCCAGCTGGCCACCGACCGGGGCACGTTTAAGGTGCCCTCGCTGCGCAACGTAGCCCGCACGGCGCCCTACATGCACGACGGCCGCTTTCAAACCCTGGAAGAAGTGCTCAACCACTACGCCAGCGGTGTGCAGCCCTCCCCCACCCTCGACCCACTGCTCAACGCGGCCGGCAGCCGGGGTATAGCCCTAGGCTCACAGGATAAAGACGACTTGCTGGCGTTTCTGCAGACGCTGACCGACGAGCAATTTCTGACCGACAAACGCCTGTCGGAAAAACCGTAA
- a CDS encoding MbnP family protein → MKFYQLFLALAALSVSFSSCKKDADAKPQVGKLDLEMDHVVGASSLVLNAATPNYSTPSGDHFSVSTLRYYISNIRLRKEDGSEYVQPESYYLVDAARPDSKVLTLDQVPVGDYTGITFTIGVDAARNTAGAQQGALSPSDMFWSWNTGYIFLKLEGKSPEASAGAFTYHIGGFEGPNNAIRTVSPAFPSGTKLLIRTDHAPEMHLKVDVLKILTGPTEVRFATFSAPHMPGAAAVQLADNYAAGMFRIDHIHAN, encoded by the coding sequence ATGAAATTTTACCAGCTTTTCCTGGCTCTGGCCGCCCTGTCCGTTTCCTTCAGTAGCTGCAAAAAAGATGCGGATGCCAAGCCCCAAGTGGGCAAGCTTGACCTTGAAATGGACCACGTGGTGGGTGCCAGCAGCCTTGTACTAAACGCAGCCACGCCCAACTACTCCACCCCGAGCGGTGACCATTTCTCGGTGAGCACGCTGCGCTACTACATTTCTAATATTCGTCTGCGCAAAGAGGACGGCAGCGAATACGTGCAGCCCGAAAGCTACTACCTGGTCGATGCCGCCCGCCCCGACTCGAAAGTGCTGACCCTGGACCAAGTACCCGTGGGCGACTACACTGGTATTACTTTTACCATCGGGGTTGATGCGGCCCGCAATACGGCCGGGGCCCAGCAGGGCGCTTTGTCGCCGAGCGACATGTTCTGGAGCTGGAACACGGGCTATATTTTCCTGAAGCTAGAGGGCAAGTCGCCCGAGGCCAGTGCGGGGGCTTTTACCTACCACATTGGCGGCTTCGAGGGCCCCAACAACGCCATCCGGACCGTGTCGCCGGCCTTCCCGAGCGGCACCAAGCTGCTGATCCGGACCGACCACGCGCCCGAAATGCACCTTAAAGTCGACGTGCTAAAGATCCTGACCGGGCCTACGGAAGTGCGGTTTGCCACCTTCAGCGCGCCCCACATGCCGGGCGCGGCGGCCGTGCAGCTGGCCGACAATTACGCGGCCGGCATGTTCCGCATCGACCATATCCACGCCAACTAA